The DNA region CTGGCCGAAGAAAAGTTAAGTGGTCGAGTACTCCTGTTTGGCGCAACGCCCGAATTGAGAGATTTAATTGCGCAGAACGGCGGGGACATAGTTTTAATCGATATCTGCCCGGAAATGGTTGGGGCGGCCACTAAATTCCTTAATCATTCAAATCCAAAAAATGAAACATGGATTATAGCCGATTGGTGCGAAATGCCTTTCTCTTCAGATTATTTTGATTTAATGATCGGAGATTTTATGTGGTGGCTGCTTTCCGTGCCACGGCAAAAAACCCTTCGCGACCAAATAGCGCGAATTTTAAAACCGGGAGGAAATTTTGTTTCTCGTATTCATTTTTGCGACTTGGCGCGCGCCGGCCAAAACATAGAAGAGATAATAAAAACAAATTTGCTCCGATTACATCACGACAATAGCAATAGGCCGCAATTGCGTGAAATGATTATAGCTAAAATTGTTGACGCGACAGCCGATTTTCACGCCAAAAGATTAAACATAAAAACAGCTATTCCCGTATTTGAAAAAATTATTTCAGAAACCAGTGACGAATTCTTGCGAGGCTTTATAGAAGAACTTTTTTCGCGCTGCAAAAACCGCACCGACTGGACGGCGCAGACAAAAGACAAAAGAAGAAATATTCGCCTGTTTAGAAGAAAAACTTCTCTTTGTAGACGAAAAATTTGCCTCGGATTATGAAGATGCTAAATTTTTTCCAATTATTAAATTTATAAAAAATTAGAAAGCCGGATGTAAATATGGAAGATTTCTGGCAAAAAAAATCATCAAAGGAGTTTCTTATTTTCGCAGAAAAACCGGCAACCGGCGATGAAAAAGCAGTGTCGGCTGTTTTGCAAAAATTCATTTCAGCGTATGGTAAAAACGATGTTTTTGAAATAAGCAACTTGTTATCAAACAGCGCCCTGGTTAAAGGCATAGCCACTCGGGGCGTTTTTATTAATAAGAAAGATTATATTGCGCTGCTTAAAAACAATCTGGAAAATATCAGGCTTTTGACGATTAGCGATGCAGTGGTAAGAGTAAATAATGGCGATGCTAAAGTTTATGGCGTCATGACCATTCATTCTCTTGACGGACAAATCGGCGAATCTGACATTTTTTTAAAATTATTTGAAAAAGACAAACAGTGGCTTATTTCTCAAATAATTGTTCAAGATCTAGCTTGGTCACGGTAAGAACATCTGTTGTTCTGGTTGCCCCGAAGCCATATCGATCGGCGCCGCCTATAGCGTAAATTTTATCGCCAATCATCGCGCCACGGCCTAAGCCGTGGCGCGGAATATTTAATAATGGGCCAATGAGCCATTTTTCGCTTTTAATATCAAATAAATAGGTCTCTCTAAGAGCTTTTGAAAACACTTCACCGCCGTAAACAATTATGAATCGGTTATCAATAATGGCACCGGCATGACTGCTTTTTCCGGAAGGCATTCGTTCTTTAATCAATTGCCAAGAATCAGTAACGGAGTCATATTTTTCAACCGAATCATAATTTTTTATCACAATATCCTTAATTTCTTTTGGCGCACCATCGTAGTATCGGCCGCCGGTAGCATAAATATATTTGCCGTCGCTATAAGCCGTTAAATGATTTCGGGGATATATGAGATCAGCTGTTTTTTCCCATTGATCGGTTTTCAAATTATATCTATAAACTGTCCGATAATTGCGGAACTTGCCGTCCTGACCGCCGATAGCGTAAAGATAACCGTTGTGATGTATCAACGCCATAGCGGCTTTCGCTTCGGGCAGAGGCGTTTTTTCCAATATTTTCCCACTACGCGTATCAAAGGCGATTAAATGAGCCGATTCTTTTAATTGCAATTTATCATCGCCTGAAGAAAAAATAAAACCGCCGGCTATGTAAATTACATTGTCTGCTATTTCTACCGCCGGATGATGAATCGGCCATGGCAATTTGGCAGCAATATGAATTTTGCCACTCGTTGCGTTATAACAATCAATTGTGTTTATAGGATTTCCGACATCATCAATGCCGCCAATGAAATAAATTCTGTCGCCCATAACAACGCTATCGTATTCAGCGCGCGCCGATAAAAGAAAATATGGTTCTCCCAGCCACTTAATCATACTTACTTAGAGTTATTTTTTGATAAAAAATTTTTAACTTCCGCGCTTATAGTTTCTGCCGACGGCAAAGTATGGTGTTCCCATGCCAAGGGAGCGGGCGGGATATTCGGCGCCGCAATGCGTTTTACGATTATATTTTTATTATTATCAACCACCCTCATGCCGATTTCTGCGCCAATGCCTCCTCTCATTATGCCCTGTTCAATTATCGCGACGCGTCTGGTTTTCCCCGCCGACATCATTATGGTTTCAATATCAAGCGGTACTAAGGTTTTTAAATCTAAAATTTCGGCGCTGATATTTTCCTTTGAAAGCATCTTGGCCGCCCTTAAAGCTAAATGCGTCATGTAACCGCAACATATCAAAGTAATGTCGCCACCGGGAAGAACTATTTTTGATTTCCCAATCGGTACAATATAATCTTCTGTTGATACTTTTCCTAAAGTTGGATAAAGAGTTCTATCTTCAAAAAATAAAATCGGCGATTTACTTTCAATCGCGGCATTTAAAAGGCCTTTAGCGTCATAGGGATTTGAAGGAATAATAATTTTTAAACCGGGTATATGTTGAAACCAAGACATAAAATTGGCGCCAAATTCCGGCCCCCGCCCATCGTAAGCGCCAGAAGCAACCCTTATTATTATCGATATTGGTTTGGAAAAAGGATATCTGAAATTCCAAGTAGCGGCTCGATATATATCGTCAATGGATAGAGAAAGAAACGCGCCATACATTAATTCAACAATTGGATGCAATCCGCCGAGCGCCATACCAATACCAGCGCCAACAATCATATCTTCTATAAGCGGCGTATCAACAACCCTTTCTTTTCCGAATTTTTCGGCCAATTCGCGCGTTACATAATACCGGCCACCGCCGAAAGATATTTCTTCGCCAAGCAAGACGATGTTTTTATCGCGACTCATTGCTTTACTCAGGGACTCATTTAGCGCCTGGCTAAAAGTGATAACGCATTCGCTATTCATAGTTTTTCTTTATAAAAAGAAAGAAACTCCTCTTGCGAAGAAACTGAAGTTTTTAAAGATTTTTCAATCGCGTCATTTACTTCTTTAAGTATTTGATCGTAAATGTTATTTATTTGTCTTTTTTCCATAATTTTATTTTCTAAAAGTTCTTTTTCAAATAAAATCAATGGGTCTAAACGGTTAGAGACCGGTGGCGTAAAATCATAGCGCCATTTTTCTTCCATATAAAAATGCCCGCCTAAACGCGGTGTTAAAATCTCAATTAATACCGGTTTTTGTTCGCGTCGAACATTGTCAATAATCTTTTCTGTTTCTCTAAAAAAATGGAATATTTTTTCTCCATCAAAAAAATGGGATTCTATATTATAACCACGCCCCCGATCCACGATATTGGGTGTTGCTGATGTCATTTCAATAGGTGTAGAAATAGCCAAACCATTATTTTCGCAAATAAATACGATGGGGAGCCCCCAAAGCGAGGCAATATTCAAAGCACCACTAAAAGTACTGCGAGAGGCCTCCCCATCTCCGAAAAATATCGCTACAATATTTTTTTTACCGCTTTTCCTAATTGATTTGGCAAGACCGCAGGCGATCGCGAAGTTGCCGCCTAAAATTGTGCTGTATCCCATAACGCCCAATTCCGGATAATAACCAAAGCCGCCAACATCACCAAAACCTCTTAACATGCCGGTTTTCTTTCCGAAAAACTCCCCTACTATTTTTTCTAAAGGAATACCTTTGGCGATAAGATGAGTAAAACCGCGATAAGAATGAGGGAAGAGATAGTCTTCTTTATTAAGAAGCGCGGCAATAGCAGCCGCCGCTTCCTGCCCCTTGCCGGAATAAAGAAATTTTCTTACAAGGGATTCGCCGCGATCGTATAAAGATCTAATCGCCGCATCCAAAACCCGACCAGTTATTACTGTTTTATATATATGAATATAGTCCGCCATTATCGTAAGTAAAACACAAAAAATATCCAATGAAAATAGGTAGTAGAAATATAGGTGGTAGAAAAATAAATAAGGAGCCCGCTTATGGGCTCCCCGTAAATTATCTTAAATTAACGTTCCCATTCGGTTGTCAGAGAACCGTCGTCTCTAATAATCATAAGGCGCAATTTTCCTTTCTTACTCTCAAAAAGTTTAACCGTTGCTGTTTGGCCCATAGAATTTTCCGCCTTAACTTCACTGCCTCTAAATATCATCTAACCTTCAAATAGTAATTGGGACCCAATAACAATCTTTATGGAGCCATCACCTTTAATATACATAGTCGCCGCATTGCTGTTAATCCAGCTATACCAAACGCTGGCAATATTGTTGAAATCCTTAATCGGTATTTCTTTCTCGCCGGCAAAAGCCGGTAAGAAAGAAAAAACCGTGAAAACAGCAAGAATAATAAAGGTCAGCATGTTTCGTTTTATTGCCTTCTCCTCCGGTTAGTGGTTTTTGATTTCCGTTGCTGAAATCTTCCTACTGCCTCCGATATCATTTTTTGCTCCCGGGTAAGAAGCCCCGGCGAGGAAAAAATGTTTTCTCCGCAGTTGCCGCATCGGCTTCCCCTGTCGGGATTAGATGCGCCGCAGAAAAGACATACTATCCCATCG from Parcubacteria group bacterium includes:
- a CDS encoding class I SAM-dependent methyltransferase — translated: MDKITESQKGEIMESLGFKGTLEDIKKVWSGYAKGWGDRWSPWRPSSGDIGVYQALAEEKLSGRVLLFGATPELRDLIAQNGGDIVLIDICPEMVGAATKFLNHSNPKNETWIIADWCEMPFSSDYFDLMIGDFMWWLLSVPRQKTLRDQIARILKPGGNFVSRIHFCDLARAGQNIEEIIKTNLLRLHHDNSNRPQLREMIIAKIVDATADFHAKRLNIKTAIPVFEKIISETSDEFLRGFIEELFSRCKNRTDWTAQTKDKRRNIRLFRRKTSLCRRKICLGL
- a CDS encoding alpha-ketoacid dehydrogenase subunit beta, yielding MNSECVITFSQALNESLSKAMSRDKNIVLLGEEISFGGGRYYVTRELAEKFGKERVVDTPLIEDMIVGAGIGMALGGLHPIVELMYGAFLSLSIDDIYRAATWNFRYPFSKPISIIIRVASGAYDGRGPEFGANFMSWFQHIPGLKIIIPSNPYDAKGLLNAAIESKSPILFFEDRTLYPTLGKVSTEDYIVPIGKSKIVLPGGDITLICCGYMTHLALRAAKMLSKENISAEILDLKTLVPLDIETIMMSAGKTRRVAIIEQGIMRGGIGAEIGMRVVDNNKNIIVKRIAAPNIPPAPLAWEHHTLPSAETISAEVKNFLSKNNSK
- a CDS encoding thiamine pyrophosphate-dependent dehydrogenase E1 component subunit alpha, with product MADYIHIYKTVITGRVLDAAIRSLYDRGESLVRKFLYSGKGQEAAAAIAALLNKEDYLFPHSYRGFTHLIAKGIPLEKIVGEFFGKKTGMLRGFGDVGGFGYYPELGVMGYSTILGGNFAIACGLAKSIRKSGKKNIVAIFFGDGEASRSTFSGALNIASLWGLPIVFICENNGLAISTPIEMTSATPNIVDRGRGYNIESHFFDGEKIFHFFRETEKIIDNVRREQKPVLIEILTPRLGGHFYMEEKWRYDFTPPVSNRLDPLILFEKELLENKIMEKRQINNIYDQILKEVNDAIEKSLKTSVSSQEEFLSFYKEKL